One Microcebus murinus isolate Inina chromosome 10, M.murinus_Inina_mat1.0, whole genome shotgun sequence DNA segment encodes these proteins:
- the FAM186A gene encoding protein FAM186A, with protein sequence MPVDTQNEVDSETESEKEAKYSAIVRRKPENDLDVPVVPKIELPLSVITIISKIEQAQLRRVREHMTMHLAEIMNNVHQIITRYPVDLNVASGRTIANIEYNKKKRTGISEKMITFAQNADIKEKTFAYILSWLEEWSALLSDMTVIDIDEHHHWIAQMEMLPDTLKTIENNVKTLSRFSASFFEDKRKQKKKTLSRGILWKTWKERVIKRPATAHPLRPDQMINDQFATNIKVSEIQDMLQELIGTSIFNKLENNAIKYISTTIINLSKALSLLSDELKVVNFQGSNIYVDETSDKRTDLSMKMIQDLSEENEMLQQKLQDAEEKYEQLQTKVVTERQIYTALPTSSTSKMFPGPSSQSSIAVTKAGDIDDNMENIFTKEFGDIVEEAPSKVIKGSRKKWGSTLSYTAQPEIIPDLTEKQPPLPEKKQKKPPEGDIYEKDETDEYQSQKRKYTKGLHASETSGSNLSDNKSEQKVSEAKLNQPELQTLGKKNERKRNERKLFSEAKSKSPTESQSQHFLFTETKSQSGKDGTSSLWEQLKKGKHKYSSVKSPISSEIKVKPTTESMEKESKSEMSSLAEILRKSQSNYTSEPKKEKKLKKHQISSETTTSKEEKTKKKEILAFTKKAKTPQLVKSYSRIPKRTSESTRSLESEDDKSEQTNLEEFQEAIMDFLKEKIDNIGKPFDKKTVLKEEELLKRAEVEKLGSIKAKMEEYFQKVAETVTKILRRYKDIEKEGQVEEKLMKQKKIVSFMPGLHLQKSPINAKSESSTFPLYESTDPVINNLLQMILAETESERDVPTVSVGGKDHKKEKQRQKEYLQEGQEKMSGISLKHQLLEKRKLSKDSDEKINNNLEEKKAWLQMEGTQGQQKQKEGQDEVSKKQQKQRVQKQIEQDEKQKQRGKEEEEHQKPAQQQMEALKQKTKEQEILFEKENEDTGQVQKDAGDLELKMRVKKEKKQKPGREVEDQERQRQNEAKDQMKIEEEKPEEIVKMVTQAPVTSSFKQRLLEDVANLNEEREFHRNLKTSEIFPDQKKSIPIIPTTSTQSSPSEVLPISGEPMTKHITLTSQQAQDPGITLTPQKSQAQGITLTPQKSQAQGIPLTPQKSQAQEITLTPQKSQAQGIPLTPQKSQAQGIPLTPQKSQAQEITLTPQKSQAQGIPLTPQKSQAQGIPLTPQKSQAQEVTLTPQKAKAQDIPLTPQKSQAQGIPLTPQKSQAQDIPLTPQKSQAQGIPLTPQKAQAEEIALTPQQAQTQGIALTPQKAQAQEITLTPQKAQAQETALTPQKAQTQGIALTPQKAQAQEITLTPQQAQTQGITLTPQQAQAQEITLTPQKAQAQGITLTLQKAQAQEITLTPQKAQAQGITLTPQKAQAQGIILTPQEAQAQGITHTPQKAQAQGITLTPQKSQAQGITLIPQKAQAQEITLTPQKAQAKGITLTSQKAGTQGITLTPQKAQAQGITLTPQKAQVQGITLTPQKAQAQGITLTPQKSQAQGITVTPPQAQAQGITLTPQQAQAQGITLTLQQAQDLGILLTPQQAQAQGITVTPPQAQAQRITLTPQQAQAQGITLTLQQAQDLGILLTPQQAQAQGITVTPPQAQAQGITLSPQQAQAQGITSRVQDLGITLTPQQAQAQGITLTLQQAQDLGITLTPQQAQAQGITLTFQQTQAMQFPLTTEQAQRFGVPITQEQAKALGQPTTSAPSAYRPFQGLKPSVPTRQSIISPSFRQFPASSAPITEEFPTFGISSPPLQISGPPLTQHLFAPGKPPEMGILPEPKKLLEPQTLPSSSQTLIYRGPSTPAQFLAPEVPPTLGQLPISGSPPTPGKQPLVSGIPSTSGQIPSLWAPLSPGQPLVSGISSIPKQLLESKPVTLSEWSQAFQLPATAEQSPYMQAPSTLGQHLAPWIFPGQAPLLWISGYPHPPLAPLTHGKPQKGLSSSVARRRLAIISSLKSKSALVHPNAPDFKVPQAPLTTKKVQMSEVSDTYEGTQAYQDAFAIEPLRTVQSYLTNYMTPVSRTPYMKPITSLPSLTTQLLKTSQISPSERDRRSRFPRTKKPKMMVPPSSPQGLEDKRYFVDVEAQRKNLILLNQAKKTSGLPSQLYTTARNLIIETLHMDTVRLGYLFRKYIAYRLIQSARNNIIKRLKATQNTGKGYETQNLYITLIRIDDYQKKVMRVWTEKQKSLEQKRNQCLREMIHLFGQLKEIYELNLKQPIPLIIEKKQIPASTKPVQQPLPDLLMIEDDTKSDMLKKFRQQEDQMEAMWNIDISVSSYPIEEKTSMHSLWAQLGGYPDIPRLLQLDIQSTFRKSLASIQSQ encoded by the exons CACATGACTATGCACCTGGCTGAGATAATGAACAATGTGCATCAGATAATAACTCGCTATCCTGTTGATCTTAACGTGGCCTCTGGAAGGACTATCGCCaatatagaatataataaaaaaaagagaaccgGTATTTCAGAGAAAATGATTACTTTTGCTCAGAATGCTGACATTAAAGAAAAGACTTTTGCCTACATTCTGTCCTGGCTAGAAGAATGGA GTGCTCTTTTGTCTGATATGACTGTAATTGATATTGATGAACACCACCACTGGATAGCACAAATGGAGATGTTACCAGACACATTAAAAACTATTGAAAACAATGTGAAGACACTGAGTAGATTCAGTGCATCTTTCTTCGAagataagagaaaacaaaagaaaaaaacat tatcaAGAGGTATTCTATGGAAAACTTGGAAAGAACGAGTTATAAAGCGACCTGCAACAGCCCATCCTTTAAGACCAGATCAGATGATTAATGATCAATTTGCAACAAATATAAAGGTTTCAGAAATCCAAGATATGCTACAGGAACTCATAGGCActtcaatattcaataaattggaaaacaatgctattaaatatatatcaacaacaataataaacctTTCTAAAGCTTTGAGTTTGCTAAGTGATGAATTAAAAGTTGTTAACTTCCAAGGTAGCAATATTTATGTAGATGAAACAAGTGATAAAAGAACAGATCTTTCCATGAAGATGATACAAGATCtcagtgaagaaaatgaaatgcttcAGCAGAAACTTCAAGAcgcagaagaaaaatatgaacaacTTCAAACCAAAGTTGTTACAGAACGCCAAATATATACAGCATTGCCCACTTCATCAACCTCGAAAATGTTTCCTGGACCTTCTTCACAGTCATCTATTGCTGTTACCAAAGCTGGTGACATAGATgacaatatggaaaatattttcaccaaagaatttggagatattgTAGAGGAAGCCCCCTCAAAAGTGATCAAAGGCTCTCGGAAAAAGTGGGGCTCAACTCTTTCATATACAGCCCAACCTGAAATCATTCCAGATTTAACTGAAAAACAACCACCTTTAcctgaaaaaaaacagaaaaagcctcCTGAAGGTGATATCTATGAGAAAGATGAGACTGACGAGTATCAATCACAGAAAAGGAAGTACACAAAAGGCTTACATGCCAGTGAAACCTCTGGATCAAATCTGAGTGATAATAAAAGTGAACAGAAAGTTTCCGAGGCCAAACTTAATCAACCTGAGCTACAAACactgggaaagaaaaatgaaaggaaaagaaatgaaaggaaattattttctgaagCCAAATCAAAGTCACCCACTGAATCACAAAGCCAACATTTCCTTTTTACTGAAACAAAGAGCCAAAGTGGCAAAGATGGAACAAGTAGCTTGTGGGAGCAACTCAAGAAAGGCAAACATAAATATTCATCTGTCAAAAGCCCAATTTCATCAGAGATTAAAGTAAAACCCACCACTGAGTCAATGGAGAAAGAGAGCAAAAGTGAGATGAGTAGCCTAGCGGAGATACTCAGGAAGAGTCAATCAAATTATACCTCTGaaccaaagaaggaaaaaaaacttaaaaaacaccAAATCTCTTCAGAAACTACCacaagcaaagaagaaaaaaccaaaaagaaggaaattttagcCTTCACCAAAAAAGCCAAGACTCCTCAACTTGTTAAATCATACTCAAGAATACCAAAAAGGACTTCGGAATCTACCAGATCTCTAGAAAGTGAAGATGACAAAAGTGAACAGACTAACCTAGAAGAATTTCAGGAAGCCATAATGGATTTCCTAAAGGAGAAAATTGATAACATAGGAAAGCCTTTTGACAAAAAGACTGTGCTGAAGGAAGAGGAGTTATTAAAAAGAGCAGAAGTTGAAAAATTGGGAAGCATAAAGGCAAAAATGGAGGAATATTTCCAAAAAGTGGCTGAAACTGTGACTAAAATCTTGAGGAGATACAAAGATATAGAAAAGGAAGGACAAGTTGAAGAGAAacttatgaaacaaaaaaagatagtTTCATTTATGCCAGGATTACATCTTCAGAAGTCACCAATTAATGCAAAATCTGAAAGTAGTACCTTCCCCTTGTATGAGAGCACAGATCCAGTAATTAACAATTTACTACAAATGATCTTGGCTGAAACAGAAAGTGAAAGAGATGTTCCAACAGTCTCAGTAGGAGGGAAAGACcacaagaaggaaaaacaaaggcagAAGGAATATTTGCAAGAGGGTCAAGAAAAAATGTCTGGCATAAGTCTCAAACACCAGTtgctagaaaaaagaaagctttcaaAGGACAGTGATGAGAAGATAAACAATAATTTGGAGGAGAAAAAGGCATGGCTCCAGATGGAGGGAACGCAAGGACAACAGAAGCAGAAAGAGGGGCAGGACGAAGTGTCGAAGAAACAGCAAAAACAGAGAGTTCAAAAGCAGATTGAGCAAGAcgagaagcaaaagcaaaggggaaaggaggaggaagagcatcAGAAGCCTGCGCAGCAGCAGATGGAAGCACTGAAGCAAAAAACGAAAGAGCAAGAGATACTCTTCGAAAAGGAGAATGAAGACACGGGGCAGGTTCAGAAGGACGCAGGAGATCTGGAGCTGAAAATGAGagtgaagaaagagaagaagcagaagccagggagagaggtAGAGGACCAAGAAAGGCAGAGGCAGAATGAAGCAAAGGATCAGATGAAGATTGAGGAGGAAAAACCTGAAGAGATAGTAAAAATGGTCACCCAAGCTCCAGTGACATCATCTTTCAAGCAGAGATTATTGGAAGATGTAGCCAATTTAAACGAAGAAAGAGAATTCCATAGGAATCTGAAGACTTCAGAGATTTTTCCTGATCAAAAGAAGTCCATACCAATAATTCCAACCACTTCCACACAATCCTCCCCATCTGAGGTCCTTCCCATTTCTGGAGAGCCTATGACAAAGCACATCACTCTCACCTCTCAGCAGGCCCAGGACCCAGGGATCACTCTCACCCCTCAAAAGTCTCAGGCTCAGGGGATCACTCTCACCCCTCAGAAG TCTCAGGCTCAGGGGATCCCTCTCACCCCTCAGAAGTCTCAGGCTCAGGAGATCACTCTCACCCCTCAGAAGTCTCAGGCTCAGGGGATCCCTCTCACCCCTCAGAAGTCTCAGGCTCAGGGGATCCCTCTCACCCCTCAGAAGTCTCAGGCTCAGGAGATCACTCTCACCCCTCAGAAGTCTCAGGCTCAGGGGATCCCTCTCACCCCTCAGAAGTCTCAGGCTCAGGGGATCCCTCTCACCCCTCAGAAGTCTCAGGCTCAGGAGGTCACTCTCACCCCTCAGAAGGCTAAGGCTCAGGACATCCCTCTCACCCCTCAGAAGTCTCAGGCTCAGGGGATCCCTCTCACCCCTCAGAAGTCTCAGGCTCAGGACATCCCTCTCACCCCTCAGAAGTCTCAGGCTCAGGGGATCCCTCTCACCCCTCAGAAG GCTCAGGCTGAGGAGATCGCTCTCACCCCTCAGCAGGCTCAGACTCAGGGGATCGCTCTCACCCCTCAGAAGGCTCAGGCTCAGGAGATCACTCTCACCCCTCAGAAGGCTCAGGCTCAGGAGACCGCTCTCACCCCTCAGAAGGCTCAGACTCAGGGGATCGCTCTCACCCCTCAGAAAGCCCAGGCTCAGGAGATCACTCTCACCCCCCAGCAAGCTCAAACTCAGGGGATCACTCTCACACCTCAGCAGGCTCAGGCTCAGGAGATCACTCTCACACCTCAAAAAGCTCAGGCTCAGGGGATCACTCTCACCCTTCAGAAGGCCCAGGCTCAGGAGATCACTCTCACTCCTCAGAAGGCTCAGGCTCAGGGGATCACTCTCACCCCTCAGAAGGCTCAGGCTCAGGGGATTATTCTCACCCCTCAGGAGGCTCAGGCTCAAGGGATCACTCACACCCCTCAGAAGGCTCAGGCTCAGGGGATCACTCTCACCCCTCAGAAGTCTCAGGCTCAGGGGATCACACTCATCCCTCAGAAGGCCCAGGCTCAGGAGATCACTCTCACCCCTCAGAAGGCTCAGGCTAAGGGGATCACTCTCACCTCTCAGAAGGCTGGGACTCAGGGGATCACTCTCACCCCTCAGAAGGCTCAGGCTCAGGGGATTACTCTCACCCCTCAGAAG GCTCAAGTTCAGGGGATCACTCTCACCCCTCAGAAGGCTCAGGCTCAGGGGATCACTCTCACCCCTCAGAAATCTCAGGCTCAGGGGATCACTGTCACCCCTCCACAGGCCCAGGCTCAGGGGATTACTCTCACCCCTCAGCAGGCCCAGGCTCAGGGGATCACTCTCACCCTTCAGCAGGCACAAGACCTGGGGATCCTTCTCACCCCCCAGCAGGCCCAGGCTCAGGGGATCACTGTCACCCCTCCACAGGCCCAGGCTCAGAGGATCACTCTCACCCCTCAGCAAGCCCAGGCTCAGGGGATCACACTCACCCTTCAGCAGGCACAAGACCTGGGGATCCTTCTCACCCCCCAGCAGGCCCAGGCTCAGGGGATCACTGTCACCCCTCCACAGGCCCAGGCTCAGGGGATCACTCTCAGCCCTCAGCAGGCCCAGGCTCAGGGGATCACTAGCAGGGTACAAGACCTGGGGATCACTCTCACCCCCCAGCAGGCTCAGGCTCAGGGGATCACTCTGACCCTTCAGCAGGCACAAGACCTGGGGATTACTCTCACCCCCCAGCAGGCTCAGGCTCAGGGGATCACTCTTACCTTTCAGCAG ACCCAGGCAATGCAATTCCCACTAACTACTGAACAGGCCCAGAGATTTGGGGTCCCTATCACCCAAGAACAAGCCAAGGCACTGGGA CAACCCACCACGTCAGCTCCTTCTGCTTATAGACCATTTCAGGGATTGAAGCCTTCTGTCCCCACTAGGCAATCCATTATATCTCCAAGCTTTAGGCAGTTCCCGGCATCATCTGCTCCCATCACAGAGGAGTTTCCTACATTTGGGATATCTTCTCCTCCTTTGCAGATATCAGGGCCTCCTCTCACCCAACACCTTTTTGCCCCTGGGAAGCCCCCAGAAATGGGGATTCTTCCTGAAcctaagaaactcctggaaccacagacccttccttcctcttcacaGACTCTGATATATAGAGGTCCATCCACTCCTGCACAGTTCCTAGCACCAGAGGTTCCTCCTACCCTTGGACAGCTCCCAATATCTGGGTCCCCTCCCACTCCAGGGAA GCAGCCTCTTGTATCTGGAATACCATCCACTTCTGGACAGATTCCCAGTCTCTGGGCTCCTCTTTCTCCTGGGCAGCCCTTGGTTTCTGGGATCTCTTCCATCCCCAAGCAGCTCCTGGAATCCAAACCCGTAACCCTCTCTGAGTGGTCCCAGGCATTCCAGCTTCCTGCCACCGCTGAGCAATCTCCCTATATGCAGGCCCCTTCTACCCTTGGGCAGCATCTAGCACCATGGATCTTTCCTGGGCAAGCTCCCCTATTATGGATTTCTGGGTATCCCCACCCACCCTTGGCCCCCCTAACCCATGGAAAGCCCCAGAAAGGTTTGTCCTCTTCTGTTGCTAGGAGAAGACTGGCaattatttcttctctgaaatcTAAATCAGCATTGGTCCATCCCAATGCTCCAGATTTCAAGGTACCTCAAGCTCCTTTAACCACTAAGAAGGTCCAAATGTCAGAGGTCTCTGATACTTATGAAGGAACCCAGGCATACCAAGATGCTTTTGCCATAGAACCATTGAGAACAGTTCAGTCCTATCTCACCAATTATATGACACCAGTATCACGAACCCCTTATATGAAGCCTATAACATCACTACCTTCTCTTACTACTCAACTACTCAAAACATCACAGATCTCACCTTCGGAACGGGACCGGAGATCCCGATTCCCCCGGACCAAGAAACCCAAGATGATGGTGCCCCCTTCTTCTCCCCAGGGGCTTGAAGACAAGAGGTATTTTGTTGATGTAGAGGCTCAGAGGAAGAACCTGATACTATTAAATCAAGCCAAAAAAACTTCTGGACTCCCTTCACAGCTATACACAACAGCTAGGAATCTCATAATTGAGACACTTCATATGGACACAGTTCGGCTGGGATACCTATTCCGCAAGTACATTGCCTATAGGCTGATCCAGAGTGCCAG aaacaaCATAATCAAACGATTAAAAGCCACCCAAAACACTGGGAAAGGTTATGAGACCCAGAACCTCTACATAACACTGATCAGAATTGATGACTACCAGAAAAAGGTTATGCGGGTCTGGACTGAGAAGCAGAAGTCTCTAGAGCAGAAACGCAATCAGTGCCTGAGGGAAATGATTCACTTATTTGGCCAG ctcAAAGAGATATATGAATTGAATCTTAAGCAACCTATCCCCTTGATCATTGAGAAAAAGCAGATACCTGCCTCTACCAAACCTGTTCAACAGCCATTGCCAGACTTACTAATGATAGAAGATGACACAAAATCTGACATGTTGAAGAAATTTAG